The genomic region GGCTGATTACTGGTTAGCCAAGCGCCCACAAATCCTCCCTCTATTCCATACGCCAGTTAATTTTAGAACACTGATAGAGCTATGCGTGGTTGTCATAGGTAGATGGCAATAAGATAAACAGGCCCAGTTTCCTCAgatatccttctcctctttctgcAACTCACGTATCTATTTCTAGTCAAGATGCGCATCCCTTCCGGGCGCTGTCTTTACTCGAAACAGACCCAGTGCTCCAGTTCCAGTTATACTTACAACCtctaataataccttaaaGTTGATCTTACCAGACAAACAGGTCTCAATAATGGTCTCCGGCTCAGTGTCTCTAAAGATTACCTCCGATTTGGCCGTAGTTATACTGCCACTGAGGTCTTTTGACTTAAGTGTACTATGCTTCTGTATTCCAAGTTGCCTCTTAATACAATTTAAGAATATCTCTATATTGTACTGGTACATATAAGGCGTACTTAGTATTGCTTTGATCTGATAATGCATAAATATGCTGCCTGTCTTGGTACTTAATAGGTGGACGATAAGAGCAGAATAGCCGAGAAATTTCATACCATGAGGACTGCGACTCAAAGCAAATATGCAGAATATAGTAAAACAAGCCTCCGGAGTAATCTTCCGTGATAAAGAAGGCCCATCAGTTTGCAGGCCTCGAAAGTAGGATTCAGCGATCGACCATTTCGTAAGGTCCTGACAGCCGAGAGCTCGTGTTCTCCACAGAGTGGATGGCGGTGGAACCACCTAGCTTTTTGTCGCACTGGATGTGCTTAAAATGGATTGAAGGTCGGGTCATTCAGAATGAGCAGCAGTAGTGAGTTGATTGGTTCTATCTTCTGTGTGGGGTATTCCATCGCACAGGTTTTACTTTAAATCACCCAGCTTGATTACCAAGGGCTGTTATTCCTGAGGCTCGTTGAGACCATGCCCGGCCTGTGACAAATAGCGACGGTAACAGATGGTCGGCCAATTTTTGGTCCACATAAGCAGGCTGGACGCTCGTCATCGGCGCAAGGGTAGAAATCAAGCGCTCTTATGATGCTGTTTCATCCCAACCGCATATGCAACATTCGACAGTCTGACTTCCCCGTTGACAACGGTTTTGTTTCGAAACCCTCTCCTTTTCCGCCTTTAGGGCTAACGGTGACTTCCTTCTATTCATGTTTCACTCTGCGCTTGCGTCGAACAAGCGGTCGGAAACACTGCCACTGGATTGATTCGGCCTCCAGGTCTCTTGCTGTTCGATAGAATTGGACGTTTTTCTGTTGTGCGGCCAGAGAGTTGTATTCACGCCTTGAACCGGTCCTTCGTCCTCCTAAGACTGCACCCCACCGCAGCGTCACTATGTTCAAGCACCATGCTCTGGGACGAGACGGTGTAGAGCTGCCTGGACTGGCACCCCGGTTGGAAGGCACGAACACAAAGGCGGACGACGGAACTATAACAAGGAGATGAAAACCCGCGTTACCACAGAAATATGTACAAAAGCACAAAAAAGCCAGTCAGCTGCTGTCTTGCCACGCAGCAATCACCACGTAAAGCTCTCCTCAACGAAGTCCACCACCGTCTCCGCCTGTATCGCGCATACCGCACCTCTCACATCATCAGCCAGCCCACCAGGTCCGCAAACCGTGACGCACATGGCGCCGGCCTGTTCTTCGATCTCCTTGGCCAGCAAGGCCAGCACGTTAGGCCGTCCAGTGTACATTCGCACtgtggtgctggtgttggtgatgtcgCGCGGGTTCCGGGGCCGCGTGACAAAGACATGGAGGCAGAGGATATCCTTTCGATGGGGAATGCTCAGGATCATGTCCATATAGGGGCGAACCCACTTGAGTGACTCATACTCGCGGATGATCCAGACGAGAGTGACGCGACGTGTGGCAACGGTGCCCGCGTTGTAGCCCTCGAGTAGGTGTCGGATATACGAGAGTTGGTGAGTGATGCCCGTAGAGCCGGCAAAGAGAACGGCATGGCCGTATGAGTCGAGGCTGTGGTGTCCAGCGTAGGGGCCCTCGAAGGCAGCCTTGAGCCGGATGCTATGACCGGCCTGGCTCGCCCTTATGAAGAGCTTGCGGGTCATGCCCGTCTGTGCACCGACGATGAATGACACGGCCGTCGACACATTGGCCTGGTCCAAGGAGGCGAGAGGTTCCTTCTCTGAGGTGGGCAGATGTGTGCTGGAGAGGTGGTTGACCCAGGCAATGGAGAATGGGTGGCTCTCCCAGGAGTTGACACCCCAGAACCGTAAGTACGCGTGCGTGCCAGGCTTGATGTCCATGTACTTTGGGAGTGTCAGTGTCACTCGTGTGACTTCTCCCGACATGGGCTCGCATATAGCATACGTAAAGCCTCTTCCGGACCAGTTTGCGTGAGCTAGGCGTATCACGCGGGCAAAGCGGTCAGCGAACCAGAGGGCCATGATGGCCATGATCCAGGATAGCTCAGGAAGACCTCCCGGGACACTGGCAGATGCGCAATGAGCCCAGGTGCACACAAAGGCAATGGTTGCCAGGATGATGTGGGTGTTGAGGAAGGTCTCGTAGAAAGCGTAGCGGATTGATGGCAGGGACTGAATGAGCATCATAACCACAGCAACTGTGCCCAGTGTGCCGGACCCGATGAAAAGGCCGCCCGTAATCGCCCGTCTGACATACTCCCAACCGTTATCTGCGACAGCTGCAATCGCCCAGGCGATGCTGTGGATGACCACCTCGAGCACCACAATGCGGCCAATCCATCGGTGCAACAGGTTACACGTATCAAAACTGATCTTGAGGACAGGGATGAGCGGGTTGTTCCGCCCGGCCAGGATGATGAGCGGCACCATGTTGACGAGAGCCAAGTTGCCCGAGCGGCCTCGCAGCTCGGCGCAGAAGGCGTAGCGGTTGTCATTGGCCCAGTTTAGCACGAACATGTATGTGAAGTTACTGCCCAGGTAGCCGACGAGGAGGGCCATGTGCAACCGCGAGGGCAGGGTGCCGACGCTGATAGCGGAGGAGAGGCGAAATCCCCTACTGTGTCGCTTCTTCCACAGCGGCGCGTAAATGACGTGCTTCTTCGCAGCGGGCATCCAACTCCACTGCGATATTCTCCAATATCCTTGCTTCTCTCGGGCGACGGACATGGCCGAGATCAGCCGCAGCTGTGCCCAGACAATCTCCAGCATGCGGATGGTCAAGACGACGAGGGCGATGATGCCCAGGGTCCACCACAGAGCTTCCTTGAACAGCATATTCTGGGCCTGGTTGATACCATTCACGCCTGAGTAATAGGGAGCAATGGTTGAAGTCGATTCTACCTCTGGGTGAGACCGATCCGGTCCTTGAACCTCGACGGCAGTCGATGCCGACGAAACCATTGCCTCGATCCCGGCGGTCCGGTAGAAGTCCATAGTTGTCGATGTAAACTGTTGTTAACGAGTTACTGAGTGGGTAGAAAGGGAGGAAAGGACGAACGTGTCCTAGTTCACCCGCCTTTTTTAGCGTTCCAGGATACCTGTAGGAAGGATAATATTGAGGAGGAACATGAAGTCAGAAATGAAAGTCATGGCGAAAAGAGAGCCGAGAAAGGGGCATTTTCTTCAGTGCAGCTCGGGTCTCAAGCCCGATGCCGCATCAAGTCGCAAAGAGGGAGAGTAGAGTGGTGCAGCGGTGCGAGAAGATGAAACAGACGGTGTGCTGGGAGAAGATAGGTAGAGTGGTAAAGATTAttgaagctggaggagcCTTCTTAGCTAGCTGAACCCCCAGTCACGAGAAGATACTAAGACAGGAGGACTGGCATGGCGGAGGCGATGCTCTGTCGTATAGATGCTCCAGGGTGACAACGAAGCGCAGCGACGCAGCAAGGAACATGACTAGGATGATGGCACCGGCGTAGACGGCCCCCGCGTCGGCGTTAGAAGCGGGATATAGAGGACATCTCAGTCCCAACATGGAATGAGGTGCTCATGCTGCCCATTCCATCCATACCAGCCGCCGCCGTGGCCGACGGCAGTGACTGGTGCTATCGCCTGCGATGCAACCAGGCTTGGGATTGCGGTCGTTGCGGTGACTTCCTGGGTGCCGTCTCTGTCCACTAAACTTCTCGGTTCTCCGGAACTTGACGACGGTGGAGGAGCAACTTCTTCGTGTGCCGGATGTTCCCGATTGTGGCCTAGAGGACCGGTACTAGTGACAAGAACCTTCGAAAAAGGGGTGAATCAGTGGAGTGTAGTGGGTTAACTGGATGATCGATGGAGGTTCGACAGCGAAAAAAAAGGAACGGATTGCGACCAGCGCTAGCTACGGACGAATCAAAGgaatgaggagaaggaagttGGCTGACTGCTAAAAGTACGGATATGGACCTCTTTTCACCACCCACCCTTCAGTTGGGCGGTGGAGCCCTTGCGAGCGGGTAGGATCTGCAGATGGCTTTCGTAAAACAAATGTAACAGGCTGTGTCGCCAGCCCCTTTATAGTCACCGTTTAGTGTGGCATGGTCCTCAAACACGCTAAAAAGCAGCCAGACGATGTATTTCCAAGGATTCGAGTCAGGGATTGATACTTAGCTTACGTAGTCAACGCCGATTTGGCACCCCAGCTGGAGCAAATCGGACATTTGTGCGGGGTTTAGTGTTGTGTCCTGGCTGGACTTCACGGAAGAGGGGGTGGCAAATTGGTTAGCTCCAGACTAACAACATTCGGAACTTAGATTAGTAGAGTGCAGAATAAGGCAGGGCGTTCATGCTATGAAGCGTACAAACACGCCTCGTGTATCTCCTCTGCTGTGCCCATAACCCTGCCGGCTAACTAACCCACTATTATATCATTAATAGCCATAGCTTTATTTGGCTataaccctaaccctaaccctatgATCCTATTATGACCTTGAAGGTAAAGAATTTGCCACTTCTGCGAAACTTAGTAGTTAGAAAAGTATTCTCTAATGCTTTAGTATTGCAGGGT from Fusarium oxysporum Fo47 chromosome III, complete sequence harbors:
- a CDS encoding ferric reductase like transmembrane component-domain-containing protein — protein: MTFISDFMFLLNIILPTESTSTIAPYYSGVNGINQAQNMLFKEALWWTLGIIALVVLTIRMLEIVWAQLRLISAMSVAREKQGYWRISQWSWMPAAKKHVIYAPLWKKRHSRGFRLSSAISVGTLPSRLHMALLVGYLGSNFTYMFVLNWANDNRYAFCAELRGRSGNLALVNMVPLIILAGRNNPLIPVLKISFDTCNLLHRWIGRIVVLEVVIHSIAWAIAAVADNGWEYVRRAITGGLFIGSGTLGTVAVVMMLIQSLPSIRYAFYETFLNTHIILATIAFVCTWAHCASASVPGGLPELSWIMAIMALWFADRFARVIRLAHANWSGRGFTYAICEPMSGEVTRVTLTLPKYMDIKPGTHAYLRFWGVNSWESHPFSIAWVNHLSSTHLPTSEKEPLASLDQANVSTAVSFIVGAQTGMTRKLFIRASQAGHSIRLKAAFEGPYAGHHSLDSYGHAVLFAGSTGITHQLSYIRHLLEGYNAGTVATRRVTLVWIIREYESLKWVRPYMDMILSIPHRKDILCLHVFVTRPRNPRDITNTSTTVRMYTGRPNVLALLAKEIEEQAGAMCVTVCGPGGLADDVRGAVCAIQAETVVDFVEESFTW